A genome region from Natronosalvus rutilus includes the following:
- a CDS encoding vWA domain-containing protein produces MGCRTGDRGAAPLVGIVLLFGMVFVGATLVGITGMIALDALEGDLGDERTEQTFSTFDHELTTLLHSSSDSAAVTIPDAEDGTYELTDSGSASLTVANRFGQSCTVLDDATLGTLEYESDGQRLAKQAGGTWRHSDGGTVIQSKPDLRYVADERGTQYLEFSVSDLQGDVGVGEHSMTATRSETGTADCVSDLGFVRYVHLEITDETYHDGWYDFLSEEFEATDVEDAAAEDCSLENAGDENTVCHDESTGTVSVLATVDVDRSIDDYLGVDPTIYGGLYVSDETVQFGTHESLIVDSYDGRVGSYADSGNVTDDLFVADVDTLWIQQAEITGFPVVNGDIQIQPEADVSPAALYVRDDRSPASVDVPAAKLANAFDSIEPIDDEIARTTTLLENETKLEANADGDIEAGAYTVDGDFTREGIEFDTTSGDVYVAVDGDVSLEDVTIVGPGQVSIYAGGSAIDLESVTVPDDRASQLWVYGTSETNVAVAGTVQGVVYAPGAGSLEVEDGTEIYGAIVSGALEGIGELGNADGGSDLEVHFDRSLRTDVPIPEENRTLEFENVTTRNPIDVGFVLDRSGSMGPHGFPGTGWYHPGYDPNGLRVDATRSFIGQLNATGSLEESDRAAVIEFNTEGILRHHLSTDFESVNASVENNHEDGTNMAAGLETGLNELETNDRDADRIMVLLSDGYNDVGNGNSAAVDRQTVATAEDAADAGVTIYTIGLGDGADEDLLEEIATTTGGEYRHADNADDLMDIFDGIAEDVVQADTRFEVHADYSAVGGSNDYAIAVDHWNVEIAEES; encoded by the coding sequence ATGGGGTGTCGGACTGGGGACCGGGGGGCCGCCCCCCTGGTCGGCATCGTCCTGCTGTTCGGAATGGTGTTCGTCGGTGCTACGCTGGTCGGGATAACCGGGATGATCGCGCTGGACGCGCTCGAGGGAGACCTCGGCGACGAACGAACCGAACAGACGTTCTCCACGTTCGATCACGAACTGACGACGTTGCTGCACTCGAGTTCGGATTCGGCGGCTGTCACGATTCCAGACGCAGAAGACGGGACCTACGAACTGACCGACTCGGGATCCGCGTCGCTGACCGTGGCCAACCGATTCGGACAGTCATGCACGGTGCTCGACGACGCTACGCTCGGGACGCTCGAGTACGAATCCGACGGGCAACGGCTGGCCAAGCAGGCCGGGGGGACCTGGAGGCACAGCGACGGCGGAACCGTCATTCAGTCGAAACCGGACCTTCGCTACGTCGCGGACGAACGCGGGACGCAGTACCTCGAGTTCTCTGTCTCGGATCTCCAGGGGGACGTCGGAGTCGGCGAGCACTCGATGACGGCGACGCGTTCCGAGACCGGGACGGCCGACTGCGTGTCTGATCTCGGATTCGTCCGGTACGTCCACCTGGAGATCACCGACGAGACCTACCACGACGGCTGGTACGACTTCCTGAGCGAGGAGTTCGAGGCGACCGACGTGGAGGATGCCGCAGCCGAGGACTGTTCACTCGAGAACGCGGGCGACGAGAACACCGTCTGCCACGACGAATCGACGGGGACGGTGTCAGTTCTCGCCACGGTCGACGTCGATCGTTCCATCGACGACTATCTCGGCGTCGACCCCACGATTTACGGCGGCCTCTACGTGTCGGACGAGACGGTCCAGTTCGGAACCCACGAATCTCTCATCGTTGACTCCTACGATGGACGCGTGGGATCGTACGCCGATTCGGGTAACGTAACCGACGACCTGTTCGTTGCGGACGTCGATACGCTCTGGATTCAACAGGCCGAGATCACCGGGTTTCCCGTGGTGAACGGCGACATCCAGATTCAGCCCGAGGCGGACGTCTCACCGGCCGCATTGTACGTCAGGGATGATCGCTCGCCGGCGAGCGTCGACGTTCCGGCCGCGAAGTTGGCGAACGCGTTCGATTCCATCGAACCGATCGACGACGAGATTGCGCGCACGACGACGCTCCTCGAAAACGAGACGAAACTCGAGGCGAACGCAGACGGCGACATCGAAGCCGGAGCGTACACCGTCGACGGCGATTTCACTCGCGAAGGCATCGAATTCGACACGACCAGCGGCGACGTCTACGTCGCTGTAGACGGCGACGTCTCCCTCGAGGACGTCACCATCGTCGGCCCGGGACAGGTCAGTATCTATGCCGGCGGCTCCGCAATCGACCTTGAGTCCGTGACGGTCCCGGACGACCGGGCGTCACAGCTCTGGGTATACGGGACGAGCGAAACCAATGTCGCCGTCGCGGGCACGGTCCAGGGCGTCGTCTACGCGCCAGGTGCCGGTTCCCTCGAGGTCGAGGACGGGACCGAAATCTACGGCGCCATCGTGAGCGGGGCACTCGAGGGAATCGGCGAATTGGGGAACGCCGACGGTGGCTCCGACCTCGAGGTGCACTTCGATCGATCACTTCGAACCGACGTCCCGATTCCGGAAGAGAACCGGACGCTCGAGTTCGAAAACGTGACAACCAGGAATCCGATCGACGTTGGATTCGTCCTGGATCGGTCTGGCTCGATGGGGCCGCACGGGTTCCCTGGAACGGGTTGGTATCACCCGGGATACGACCCCAATGGCCTTCGCGTCGATGCAACTCGGTCGTTCATTGGACAGTTGAACGCCACGGGGTCGCTCGAAGAGAGTGATCGTGCGGCGGTCATCGAATTCAATACGGAGGGGATCCTTCGCCATCACCTTTCGACTGACTTCGAGTCGGTCAACGCGAGCGTCGAAAACAACCACGAAGACGGTACGAACATGGCTGCCGGCCTCGAGACCGGGCTGAACGAACTCGAGACTAACGACAGAGACGCGGACCGTATTATGGTACTCCTGAGTGACGGGTACAACGACGTAGGAAACGGCAATTCAGCCGCTGTAGACCGTCAGACGGTAGCAACTGCTGAAGATGCCGCCGATGCAGGGGTTACGATATACACGATCGGTCTCGGAGACGGGGCAGACGAGGATCTCCTCGAGGAAATCGCTACGACGACTGGCGGGGAATACAGACACGCAGACAACGCGGACGATCTCATGGATATCTTCGACGGAATCGCAGAGGACGTCGTCCAGGCTGACACGCGGTTCGAGGTCCACGCCGACTACTCCGCCGTCGGCGGATCGAACGACTACGCCATCGCCGTCGATCACTGGAACGTCGAGATTGCAGAAGAAAGCTAA